The Clostridia bacterium genome segment CATTGTTGTACGATACCAAGGTGGAAACAATGCAGGTCATACTATAGAAGTTGAAAATAAACAGCTAAAATTACATCTTATTCCATCAGGGATAATGTACAAAGACAAGATATGTGTTATAGGAAATGGTGTAGTTATAGATCTTAAAGCGTTGATAGAAGAGATAGAATATATAGAGTCAAAAGGTATTAGTGTTGAAAACTTGAGAATAAGTGATAGGGCTCATTTGATATTTCCCTATCATATAAAGTTGGATATATTGTCCGAAAACAATAAAGGTAATAACGATATAGGTACCACTAAAAAAGGGATAGGCCCTGCCTATATGGATAAAGTATCTAGAACTGGGATAAGGGTATGTGATATTTTCAATAAAGAAGTATTTGCCAGCCGATTAAAATATAATGTTGAAGAAAAGAACAAACTATTTACACTATTATATGATGCAGATCCATTAGATTATCAGTCTATTTTGGAGGAGTATTTGGGATATGCAGAAAAAGTAAAAAAATATGTTGCCGATACCTCAGCACTGGTGCATTCATATATGCAACAGGGGAAAGATATATTATTTGAAGGAGCTCAAGGAACTTTATTGGATATTGATATGGGAACATATCCTTATGTTACATCTTCTCATCCTATATCCGGGGGTGTTTCCATAGGTACAGGTGCGGCCCCATCTGCTTTAGACAAGGTAGTGGGTATAGTAAAGGCATATACTACAAGAGTTGGAAAGGGACCTTTCCCTACCGAGCTATCGGATGAAATTGGAGAAACGATAAGAGATAAAGGGCATGAATATGGAACAACTACCGGTCGGGCTAGGAGATGTGGATGGCTTGATGCTGTGATAGTAAAATATGCTGTAAGAATAAGTGGAATAACAGATATAGTACTGACAAAGTTGGATACTCTCAGCGGGTTTGATAAACTCAAGATATGCACCGGTTATAAAATAGGGGATAAAATAATAGAAGATTTCCCTGCAAGTCTTGAGACACTTGCACAATGCGAGCCTGTTTATCAAGAAATGGATGGTTGGACAGAGGATATTACGGGTGTTACTGATTTTGATCAATTACCGGAAAATGCAAAAAAATATGTAAACAGGATAGAGGAATTGAGCGGTAGCAAAATATCCATTGTATCTGTAGGACCGGAGAGAAAGCAGACTATAGTAAGGCATGAGATATAATGAATGATGCGAATTTAGTAAAATAGTTTGAAATAGGTGTTGACATAAATAATAAGCTGTAGTAATATATTAAACTGTGAGCCGCAATTTTTGCGCTCCGTGACCCATTAGCTCAGGCGGTAGAGCACTTGACTTTTAATCAAGGTGTCCGGCGTTCGAGTCGCCGATGGGTCACCATATTGTGGCCCCTTGGTCAAGTGGTTAAGACATCGCCCTTTCACGGCGGTATCAGGGGTTCGAGTCCCCTAGGGGTCACCATTATAAAATGGCCCGGTAGTTCAGTTGGTTAGAATGCCAGCCTGTCACGCTGGAGGTCGAGGGTTCGAGTCCCTTCCGGGTCGCCATATAATGCTGGTGTAGCTCAATCGGCAGAGCAGCTGATTTGTAATCAGCAGGTTGCGGGTTCAAGTCCCATCACCAGCTCCAGAATATTAAAAAGCCAGTCGTTTATATTATGCGACTGGCTTTTTAAGTTTTGGAAGGAGATTATATATCTAACCCACTTATTATTTTATGTTAACCATATGTGTTGACACAAGGGGACAGTCCCTCTGTGTCATTATTTATAAGCAATTCATTTACCTTGCATATAAGTCCCTGTTCAGTGGTTAAATTAAACCTCTGTAAAGGGAGCATATAATACCCGAAGCTGCGACTAATGTGCCGCACTATACCTAGTATTTGTATATAATATAGTGCGACAGATTGCGGAGCACGGAGGGTATTATATACTCCTGATACTGCTGTATTTATAA includes the following:
- a CDS encoding adenylosuccinate synthase, whose protein sequence is MSNLAVIGAQWGDEGKGKFTDYLAQKADIVVRYQGGNNAGHTIEVENKQLKLHLIPSGIMYKDKICVIGNGVVIDLKALIEEIEYIESKGISVENLRISDRAHLIFPYHIKLDILSENNKGNNDIGTTKKGIGPAYMDKVSRTGIRVCDIFNKEVFASRLKYNVEEKNKLFTLLYDADPLDYQSILEEYLGYAEKVKKYVADTSALVHSYMQQGKDILFEGAQGTLLDIDMGTYPYVTSSHPISGGVSIGTGAAPSALDKVVGIVKAYTTRVGKGPFPTELSDEIGETIRDKGHEYGTTTGRARRCGWLDAVIVKYAVRISGITDIVLTKLDTLSGFDKLKICTGYKIGDKIIEDFPASLETLAQCEPVYQEMDGWTEDITGVTDFDQLPENAKKYVNRIEELSGSKISIVSVGPERKQTIVRHEI